A window from Gammaproteobacteria bacterium encodes these proteins:
- a CDS encoding class I SAM-dependent methyltransferase encodes MKEEDIRPQKIFDEYLWLARQDTINFFSDAKRVKGRCPACNEVGEFSFEKFGFEYEVCPSCHTLFVNPRPIAGAFTKYYTESLSSKFWATTFYKETAAARREKLWKPKARLVLDAMACYSATGYTIIDIGGGYGLFAEEMRDLSGRPITVIEPGSHLAGVCREKSLAVIEKFLECVDVADLPDGPRVFVSFELFEHLHDPSAFLKHLKGLMDSGDLFLFTTLSGSGVDIQVLWENSKSVSPPHHLNFFNPSSIRALIERTGLEMLDVTTPGKLDIDILVNSQVHIKDRFWRTFIATATDDAKEKWQELIAASGWSSHMMVICRKP; translated from the coding sequence ATGAAAGAAGAGGATATCCGACCGCAGAAGATATTTGATGAATATTTATGGCTCGCGCGACAGGATACAATAAATTTCTTTTCGGATGCGAAGCGAGTAAAGGGAAGGTGCCCTGCATGCAATGAAGTGGGTGAGTTCTCATTTGAGAAATTTGGTTTCGAATACGAGGTGTGTCCCAGTTGTCATACCTTGTTTGTGAATCCTCGTCCTATTGCAGGGGCTTTTACTAAATACTATACCGAGTCGCTTTCCTCAAAATTCTGGGCAACCACATTCTATAAGGAGACCGCGGCGGCTCGGCGAGAGAAGTTATGGAAACCAAAAGCCAGGCTGGTTTTAGATGCAATGGCGTGCTATAGCGCAACAGGATATACGATAATTGACATTGGGGGAGGGTACGGTCTGTTCGCTGAAGAGATGCGAGATCTTTCGGGGCGCCCGATTACAGTAATTGAACCAGGATCTCATCTGGCTGGTGTTTGCCGTGAAAAATCACTAGCGGTTATAGAAAAATTTCTTGAATGTGTTGATGTCGCTGATTTGCCGGATGGTCCAAGGGTGTTCGTGAGCTTTGAGTTGTTTGAGCATTTGCATGACCCATCTGCATTTCTGAAACATCTTAAAGGATTAATGGATAGTGGTGACCTGTTTCTGTTCACGACACTTTCAGGTTCAGGAGTTGATATCCAAGTTTTGTGGGAGAACTCAAAATCGGTGTCGCCGCCACATCATCTTAACTTTTTTAATCCCTCCTCTATCAGGGCGCTAATTGAACGTACTGGGTTGGAGATGTTGGATGTTACTACCCCTGGAAAACTTGATATTGATATTCTTGTAAACAGCCAGGTCCATATTAAGGATCGGTTTTGGCGTACTTTCATCGCTACGGCCACCGATGATGCTAAGGAGAAGTGGCAAGAGTTGATTGCTGCATCAGGGTGGAGTTCTCACATGATGGTGATTTGTCGAAAGCCTTAG